ACAATGTGAAATGTACAACTAAAGCCGCTGCGCTTCGCATGCGCGTGGGACAGGCAGCATCTCCTTGAGAAATTACTGtagaaaggggaggaaaattattttaaaccaagCTGTAAGGCTAATGGGCTTTGGACCAGAAAGCCTTCGGCAGACCAATCCTTCCAGACCTCTGATGTGCAACAAAAGGTTTctcataaaacaaagaaaatgtcattcAGTTGTGAAGTCATATTGATACCTGGAACTCTCCTGCTAGACCACCTCTAAAGGCCCAGGGTTCTTGGTCTCCACTTAAGAACTGTGCTGAAGATTGACTACGACACCCTGTTGAGATCAGATCCAAGCGGAGAATGTTACGAGAAGGGGGATTTCCTGGGTGTCTAACATGTCCAAAAAGCTAATACACACTTGTGGAAAAAGCTCTCTAACTGAGCTAGAATCCAGGGCTTGGGGAGAGGCTGTAATAATGTATGATTTATAAAAATTTTGTGCTTACACACTAATTGCAGTATTCCACATTTTTTATTACCTGTAACAGACTAGTCTCAGAACAGGTGAGGTGATTCAGCTAACACACCTCATTCCAGATGGCACAAGGATGGTGCCATGCACAATCACGTAAGCTTCCCAGGCATTTTgtactactttttaaaaatatttgtggcaGAAACATCCATTTCACCTATGGAAACATGACATCTTGGAAGCTACATGGCTCAATAGCTATTCTTGCAAATTTTAGATCAAACAAATACCATTATCACAGccccttgaaaaaaaatgaaccctTCTGAAGTCACATTTTAGTAACATTTGTTTCTAATCTTGTCAGAAAATTAGGATTGGCAATATATGCAAACAGTCTGGAACAGCTCAggcagccaggacagctgtATGAAACTGTATTCTTGCAAGAAACTATGCCAATTTACATAAACCAGGCTGTACCTTCACAATGCTGCTGACAGGTTAAAAAGCTAAATAGTGTTAACCGGAATTAACTAGTACACTCTGTTGGTCACAGATAATACTAGATTTTCAGTATCTcgattttttcctcctcaagcATACCAGATGCACCAGGGTCCCTGCTGATTAACCAGCCACAGCAGGCCCACTGAAGTGCTCAGCTTTACACTTACTTTAGGAAAGAGACTTCCATTAGCTCTTTCGGTTTTAATAATCTTTTGCCAGCAAGACACCACAGCCTTCAACAACTGACTAACATAAATGACAACTCTGGagggggggagtgggggggagaagggggcggggaaaaagcagcactgtATCTGGAGTGGCGATTTCAATTACCCGCCTAGTTTTCTGACAAGATGAGCAGCGCAAatactcttttccttttgtagacAGCAATCTACCTCCTGTTTAAGTAACAGTCTCAGATCAGTACAGACAAGTATGTTGTGCTAGTCAGAGAGTCCCAAAGTGTGCCAAGTTTGACATTTATGAGAGTTTAGGAATATATGTTAAATACAAACTACCCTAAGCATGCTAAATTTCAGAAATGATCCAAACATCAGAATTTGAATTTGGTTTACTCCCACATTTTACAATTCTCACATAAAAAGATACCCTTCACAACGGGGTTTAGTCAATAACTTGGAAGACATTATCTGTCTGTCCTTTGAGACTACAACTTAACTAGCACTTCCAATTACTACAGTAAAGAGCTGCATGAATGAAGAGCtgtataaatgaaaaacattgtTAATGCCTTAGTCGCTGCGCAAATGTGACTTCAGGTCATGCCTATTGCACATCTAATCTAACTGAGCTGCCTCACAGACAAAacctttccattttaaataattaatgacGACGCGCTGTGAACATCTGGCGCTGTCCATCCAATAGCAGTAGAAACTTGTGCTGAGGATTCTCCCATCTGTACACAATGGGGAAGAAGACAATAGAAGTCATTAGTAATCCATAGTACTGTACAGCCACACTAATTTAAGGGACTGAATGCTAGCTGGACTTGGGAGGAGAGGTGAAGGAAGTAAACATTCAGTGGACCATTGAGCACACCGTTGTGACAACTAATTTGTTTGGATTTGTAATGTACTTAGCTTGATACAATGATGTCTTTTATCAAAGGCTTTTGCTCTATATGTATTTACACTAGTGATAAAATGCAAGGTTAAGACAAAAGCATCCCCTCTCACAGAAGCACTGTTAGCGTAAGACTATTACACTATCAAactcttaaaattaatttttcaactATCTAATACCAGCTACTGGTACTGAACAGTGTCAAAGTTAACAGAGCCCGTATTTACCGAGTTGGCTTTTAACAGGTACTATGCCAAACATTTGATGCATTTGAAGACTTGATTGAATCCAACTTTACAGGGACATGGAAAACTGAAGGCAATTTCAGCTGAAATCGGTAGGTAGTTCGATAGTTCTGAAATGCAGTCTTAAGTTGGGCCCTCAATGCTTAGAGATTACAGGAATCACCATTCTCTTTATAGAGCTTTGGCCTGGAGTTTTAAACAGATATGTTACCAAAAAGAGAGCTTGCTTTCTAATTAGATGTCAACATACAGCAAGAATAGACAATTTGGGGAGTTGTGTCACACTGGTCTTAATGCATGAACTAACGCTTTTAAAGAGCATTAGGCAGAGATGTTAACATACTACAATACTGCTGAGTTTTTCTCCCAAGctagttttcttctctgtactTTGCAGAAGGCAGTCTTAAAAGCTCTCCTCTTTTATCGACCATACATATAGGGATCAGATATTTAATaagcagaaaacacaagaaGCTGTTGAATACAGACTGACTTGATGACTTAACAGGTCTTCTCTGTTCCTGCTTAAACCTGCCAGTGTATAAGAGTATCATTTGAAGAATCCAAACACTAGGACTAGACCAAGGTTGTGTAATGGTTAACCACTGTGAGCTTTGTGACAGCTACAAAAAGTGTGACATGAGACCATCAGCTTTGCTGCCTGCTGTGTACGTCAAGCAAGTCCACAGCATATTCCTTACAGCTGGATTGAAACCTGAAAGTGAAATGAGGTCACTAGAATCACCTAGGCCATGCTGGTGCTATCTGCCAACTTCAGAACTCCTAAAAATctttcaggtaaaaaaaaaaaaaagaaaaaaagaaaaaactctttCAAGATCAGTTTAAGTCTCAGACTAAATCTGTCTAGAGAGCTCCACAGCTTCCATccattacaaaaaaattaaaagaaaaaagaaaaaaaaatctcaacaatTTGGAAAGTGCTTAAAGGATATTATTTTGCACCAGAATAGCCTTACGCTAAAGCTCGCATGCGCACAGGGCTAGGAGGATTGGCTTCCTCTTGGCCAGGCCCATTGAAAGGTCACCTCTGCAATTGTTCCGTTGAAGACAGCAATAACGTTATCAAGACAGAGCAAGCAGCAGATGGCTGATGTGGTCACATTTCGTAGTGTCATTTCCAACCATACACCAGGATGTCCAAGGAGTTACATGGCATAGTCCAGTGTGCATTCAGTCAAGAGTAAGTTAAAGTCAACACTTACGTGTCAGCTGAGACTCAAGTTTCATTAGCCCAAGAAGAAAATCAAGGTCTCCAAGCTTAAGCATCCAGCAGACTTCACTTATAATACCAAAGCAAATTCACAGCAAGCATTGCTTCAAATAGTGagacaggaaaacatttaaaacaggGCCAAACCAGACCCCACATCCAAGAAAACACATTTGCCTAATACTTCGTTTTTCCCCGTGGGCtaatcaaaaatgaaaaaaaaaaaaaaaaaaaaaagacactatCTGGGATTATAATGGCTCCCAATGCACCTACCTAACCACTGCACAAAAGATTTCACCATTGACATAATACTCTTGATATCCCAGACGTAGGAGTACATGTCATAAAGGATTGTCCTGTTGGCACAATTGGAGAGGCGAGTGAACATCCCCATCACCAAACTGCACATCTCTTCAAACTTGGCTGCTCGGTTACGCCATTCTTCTATCTACGAACAGAAGCAAAAGGTCCACAAGATCAAACACAGCCTTCTAGGGAGGAGAGGGAGTCTAAATATGGAGGAAGACTATATGGTTTATGACTTCATTTTAGCAGCATGGACTACCACATCACACATGATTCACAAGTATTCTCTATGAAGTGAAGCCAGGACAGTGATCACTGGTCAAATGCAGACACCAGACTGCCTTCACAGCTACATGGCACAACAAGGCTTAAAACAGTAGATTGCACTGGAGGAATGAAAGCGACTGTGACCTGCAGTTAGTTATACACTATCCTTCAGCTTTTAGGAAGTGGAACACCAATCTCTATTACCAACATCAGATAACATTGCTCAGAATTTTGAtttaaaaggagagaaacaagaTACACTCACTTTTTCAGCATCCTTTCCTTTGCAATTCACACTGACAACACTGCTATTTGCTCTGAGCCACTGGAATTCTCTCAGCATTTGTGCACCTTTGGGCCCATGTTCATAAGGAAGGTAGAACAAGTCAGCAAGAAGCTGCAAGTCCTCTAATGTCACAGGCTCTACGGTGTAGAGAGGTTTTTCGCTTGGcccaggcagaaactgttctttgtTAATTTGCTCATCAGTCTGCATAGGGGCAATATCACTACCAGAGTCTTCCTGCATAGACATCTCTGGGGACTTGGATTCAGCTATGCTCTCCTTATCGGTATCCATTGGTTTCAGCTCCTCTGCCATCTTGGCTTCGGCAATATCTGTCAGTATCTGATTAGCATTCTTGTCTGTGTCATCTTGTTTCTCCACCACCATGTCCATTGGTTCCTCATCAGattgtttcttctcctcttccttgaCCAAGGCTGGTGACTCGCTGCTCAGCGCTGCCCCCTGACTCATGATGGGTTCCTGGTAAACTGTAGTAACCACAGTTGCTGCATTTAAAGAGGATGGTGCCACCAGAGGCCCTACATCCCCTACCGTAGTTTTAGCACCACTGTGGGCCACTTGCCTACCTGAGAATAAGAAACAACAAGTTAAAAGTTTTTAGTATCTCCCAACTAACATTCAAATCAGCAACTTCTGCAAATCCTGGATTATTCTGTTGCCTTGGCACCTGATCAGTGCAGCTTCCTTTTGGTACTTGGCCTGTTCGCTTTTGTCATTGTAATTTCTCGTCTTTTGGCAAATTTTCCCCACTATATGACTGATAAGCAAAGATAGGATGGGGAAAAAGTTTGGAAAATTAGTTAATATTTATGTGCTGCCTGCAACATTTCTGACTACACCATCAGAAAAGTTCTCAAAGttaacttttttcctctgcatcaACTGACTTGTTGAAGCTTCACTTGGATATAGAGcacacttcaaaataaaaggaTCGATGCCGAAATATTTCCATTGCAAAAATGTCTTTATCCCAGGGAACACAGATATTCAAAACTTGACTGGACATGGTCttgggcaacctgctctaaaCTCACCCTGCTTGAGCAAGGTGGTTAGCCTAGTAGATTtcaagaggtcccttccaacctaaactattctgtgaaaacagaggAAGATGACACCTTAATTATGACTCCTCACCCAATGTTTTTGCTGCAGCTGAGTTTTAGAAAGATCTGAAACCCTACAGCAGTTCAAAAGAATAGCTGtaccagagcagagctgggaggagaagaggtTCTTTGATTCTCCCACCAGTTATCAGAGAAGGGCACTCTGACCACCTCAAACTCAAATTtgagaaaagcagatttcaCCTCAGATCCCAAGCTCCCATTGCTACGAAAAAGGTGTATAATGCTGGAAGGAACCCAGCTGGTTACCGTAGACAGAAACTCAGAAAAGTAAAGCAACTGGAAGATTATGGACTTTTCCAGGGCAGAACTAATACTTACGATAATCTAACACCTATTTCAAAAAAAGACTATTCCTCCTATTCTCTCAGGTCCCATAGAAGCCTAGTAACAACTGGGACTAGCAAGATCCAGACTCTTTCCTGTCTTGTATCAAGTGCCAAAGGATCATATATCAAGGCTGCTTCTGCTGATCAGTCAGGGCACTACAAACACATTGCAGAACGACAAGCATTCCTCTTTATTAAGGTTCCTCTGATTAGTAAGGCAGAAAATACTTCCAACTGAAAACTACGCAAATTGCCATGACCTATAAAATAACCTAAATGCAAGTGCTGAACATTTAACCCCACTTTTCTACCAACCCCAGAACAATACCAAACCAAACTTACTGCTGTATTGCTGAGGTACTCCAAATTCCTGCAACCACTCTGTTAAGGCCAACTTCAGGGCCATTTGTGGGCTGTAGAGAACATCTGTTTCAATGTCTTCATCACTCCCCTCATTTTCCAATTTAATCTGGATAGAAACTGTACTGTCTTCAGTATCAGCTACAGAGacaagttttaaaaagttatcatgcaagtttcatttaaaagaaaaagtcacGTTCTACAAGGCATTCAACAACCTTACTTCAAAGAAGGACAAAGCATTACATCCCAGTTAGACAAAATGGAATGCTATGGTCACCATCAATGTCAACACAAAAACAGCATGCAGAAACTAGACATTCTGGCATTCAGAGTTTCTCTTTTGATCTGAACTGCTTCTATTCCAATGCAATCAAATCCATGGACACTTACGTCAAATTTGAGCATTAAAATTGTTTGCTGAGAGAGCGTTTCATACAACTACAGATACCTCTCGAGACTTAAGAGATTCTCTTCCAAGGAAGTCAATAAAAGAGTAGGTGTCCATTATCTTTCAGGCAACTGCCATTCGCTTATGGGATAGAAAATGCTAGGTGatcttagaaagaaaaagttggTAAGGAAAAGCTagaaccattaaaaaaaaaaattaaaaagcagtatgACTTATATGGTTAAGTGTAGATACCGGCAAACAGTTACACATACTTACTCATCACTACATCTTTTCTCACTCCATTCATGTTGGACTTGTACCAGGTTGCAAGCGTGTGAATAGCAACATAATTGGCTTCAAATTCGCAGTTTGGATTGGTCAGAACTCCCTTTAGTCGAGGGATGAGCTCAGTTGACCGACCTTTGTAAGGCCCAAGAAAAAGCCTCTTTTGATCATAATCGTTAGCATGAATGTTATCCCAGATAACTGGTGCTCTCCTGATGATCTTAGAAACTTCTTCAATGGACTCTACTGGAATGTCTTTGGATACAACTTTCGGACCTAAGAGGAAAACAGGATAATCAGAGGGCTTTGCATATACTTGAAGATTTACTGCCTGAGTAGCTGGACAGTTCATTTTACTAAATACTTATAGGAAATCACTTTTAacactaacagaaaaaaaaaaagtcaaacacaaaccaaacaatttTTACCTGTCCATAACACCTCAATGCCAGGGAGAAGTTTTTCTCCTACAGTTCGTAGATATGGCGACTGGGCAACATTTGGATAACAGAAAGTTCCACAGTACTCTGTACACAAAAAGATGTCACTATTAGTAGATGGATACACACATATGACAACATACCCAACTGTCCCACGAACACATTGAGAAAATACTACCATTTGAGAAGAGAAACATctagaaaattaataaagaaaggCCTCAAAGTctaaagtttaaataaaaatgacaaaaggaTGGCTAgagaatttatttaaaactgctCAAACATCAAAACTAGGAAAAAACTAACGAAGTCCGTAAATAGAAAGGCAGGTTACAGCAGACAATACGCAAGAAAATTAGAAACCCTAAGACTGATTATGAAGTGCAAATACCTAAAAATACTAACACCAGAACATAAGTCTCTTTAAAGCTAAAGAGGAGGTCTGCAACAGAACTAAACTTTTACAGTGTAAGGTGATAAACAGATTATCAATGATAACATTGCTACTGAATTGAATTTTCCTTGCAAGAATCACTGAACATAGTGATTCTCTCTCCCTTACAATATTCTTACCGGTATGAGAGGAAgcttgcaatttaaaaaaagcaatgacTGGACCTGAGTGCAAATCatcttatattttttaataaataaataaatcaactCAGTGATTAGTAAGTGGGTAATCTTACTAAAAACTAGCACCAATGACAGAAGTGAGCACAGACTGCACTGCACCTTCACTTcaagaaaattttaagaaactAACACCTAGCCAGATCAAGAAGCAAAAAGATATTGGTACAAGTCAGACAGAGGTCTTTCTTTAACCTAACTTTCAGTTCACACTTCTTGAACCATTCTATCAAGCTGCCTTCTTTGCTTGGCCTTTCAGAGATGTGTAGATTTGGCAAAACGTCTGCATAGATTTGGATTACTTGGACATTTCCTTATAAGTCAGTTTCTTCAAACAACCCCAAAATACTCCTTAGAGAAGTGATTAAATATTAAACCAGCTTTTCAACCAGTAAGATAATAGGGCCCCTCCTTTAAGgctaaacaaaattattcatcTCATTTTACCTGTAGGACAGAAAAGGAATGTGTCTGGTTCTCCTAGATATTGATAAATTTCATTTGTGATTGAGACTTGAGCATGAGCAAAGGAACTGAAAACTTCTTTGTCTGCTGCACACATGTTGTGATCAATATCATCGAACAGCAGCGCAAAAGATCTGCAGCCAAACTGGGAGACCTAATACAAGATACAAGAGCAaaaggtttaattttttaaattatttttcttttttaaaaatcaaactgtagaatttttaaaaggaaaagctacaGGAATGGGGGAGAGAAGGTAAGCGAGGCAAGCCAGTCTTTAGTATCTATTCACAATGAACGCCTATCTCTGACCcactgctctgcttttctcaaAGATCAGACCTCTAAAGACCTGCAATCTGTTTGAGTTTTAACAATCTAAAGCTGATCTTACTGCaaagacagctggaaaaaagcTAACTCTGTAACAGCTTTTGGACAAAGAAGTCAATTACCAGAACAAAGATGATGTGTATGTCTGCCTTTGAAGGTGTTTATTGTGGATGAGTTCTTGCTTTAGAAATGCATGCTGGCTTCAAGGCCTAAATTACTCTGAAGACAAGCTCCCCAAAACAGTCTTCAGAATCCAACATAAGACTTCTTTTTAATATAGATGATCACTGGCCACTTGCGCAATGCAACCTGAAAACAGCCACTGGGATTGTTCAGAAGCATCTGAACACTAGTGCTGAAAACATTAAAGAAGCTAGTGAAAATCTGAAAGAGTGAGCAGGGTACCGACATTTTCAAATTAAGTAGCACCGCAACTGTGGTGAGTTTGTGTCACACTCACCTGATCCAGCTTGCGTTTCAATGTGGATACCTCTTTAGGATTGGAGAACGTGATGTCAAGTCCAGGAGAGATTGCATAGATGAATTCTATTTCATGCTCTCGTGCAGCTGATATTAGAGTCATTAGCTGCTCTGGAAATcaaattcaaatatttcagaagaattcAACAATTAAAATCTCAGAcataattataaataaattataaaatacagATGCCTCTGCTAccagaataataataaaaaaaaataatttgctggaATTTCTTAACATTAACATAGCAAAGAGCACCAAACTGTTTGGAAGAGTTGTCAGAAATTACGCCAAAAGAAATACAACAACTGTCCTTGCACTGTTATTTTCCATGTTAAAATTtgttaaagattttttaaattctctacCTCAATGTTGTAAGACAAATGTGGATGGGGGCTGTTTTTTCAATATGCACACTAACAGTTCCAGAATCATTATTcactttttcaatttttgtcACAAATACTAAGATATGATTCAATGTAGTAATATGCTGTATGACACTGATTCACATACTATTCATATGACTGAAGCTCAGGGGGCATGAAAAAGGGCTTTTTTAACATCACTGTGCAGAAGTAGATGCTTTAAGAAACAAACTTCAAATTGAATCATTCATacaattaataaagaaaattattttcagaatatttaacAATCTTTGTTCTTACTGGCAATTATCTTCCAGTATCCTTTAGATCATGTTTCTGCAGTGATTCAAAGTGGCCTCCAAGAAGGATTACTTAATTTCAAGCAAGTGTCATTTTTCCCCTCACGCAAGGAAAATGATAATCCCCACAGGCTAATAAAACACCGTAGATTCCATAAATACCAGAGGTGGATAAAAAGCCTTACGTCAGTTTAAAAAGATCTTTATGTTCTGACTAAACAGTCAGAAGCCACTTTTCTGACTGGTACTCTCACTCTTCATTGAGACACGCACTTAATGAATCACACAAATGAGCATGTTATTAGCTCAtcaatcttttttctttcctgaagcaAATAATTACTACTTCAAAATACGGCCCAGATGTTCAAGAGCCAGAGAAATAATCCTAAGCAAcctttccttggaaaaaagTAAATCTCGTAAGATAAAGCCTTAAAAGCAGTTTTAGAAATCAGTCGTGGAGTTATAGTTAAAAGAAGTAAATCCATGCTTTCACCAAAGCTCCACTAAATACATCTGCACGGTATTAAGAACAGCGCTCTACTCACCTCTGGAAATCGCTGCTGTGATTAAACACACACAAGCATATGTAGTAAAGACCAATTCATCCAAGTGTCTATTTATAGAAAACACAGAGGAGAAATAAAGGCAATTACCCGCTTCCTCCACAGAGTACATTTCTCGCCAGAACATCCTGTGCTTGTAGTCATCCTTTGGAGCATACAGGTATGTGTTTAGTCCCCACTTCTGAAGTCTATGAACATAACAAAAAAGCCTTAATTGGAAGAAAAGTCTACAAATTCAGGAATTCTACATTTTACTTGATCTAATTCTAATTCTTTTACTtgatctaatttatttttttcctcattgaaTATTGTTTTAAACTACTACGTCATAATAACTTTACACACAACTGACATTGGATAAATTCAGTTTAGGCAAGATGGAAAGGTGAATATGAGCCCTCAAGAATAGTGACATTAGGCAAAAAGCTGCCCTAGGTTAGAACAATAATTCCTTTCAGGCTTAAGTAGAAGATTATGAGTATATTGTGATGGAATGTGCTGCAGTAAGAGGAAGCATGACTTGCCTTCTAAAAAGTTCTTTTCTCTGCTCCATAACCCAAGGTCTTCCATAAAATCCTACAAGAAACAAGATTAAAATTATCCAGTTAGATGTTAGATTGTGCCTGCTCCATGAAACATTGTATTACAACccactgttttcttctccttctgctaCAGTCATTAAAAAGCTTCCCAAAGCAGGGGGTGGGGGGTAATTTAGCTAGACAGCATTAGGAGCATAATAAGTtataactgcattttaaatttagatCAGCTTAGgttatttcatttcttatgATCTGAGGCAGGGGTGTCAaaattttcaccgggggccatatcagccttgcggttgccttcgaagggccgaatgtaattctaggactgtataaatgtaattactcctacatttatatagtcgtaaaattacattcggcccttcgaaggcaaccgtgagactgatgtggcccccggtgaaactgagtttgacacctctgatTTAAGGTATTATAATTTTGGCCACTGAGgcaattaattttcagaatCCAAACTGTATTCCTGATCACATACCCTTGAAAAATCAGCATTATTATAAGAGCAGACTGAACAGTCATAACCTAATTAAACTATCACTCCGGACACCTACAAAGTAGATTGGATTGCAATGTGAACACTGCAgacacttgaaaatatttaccaGCTCAAAAATGCTTAACTGATGGTACAGACTAGAATGCTAAATACACAGagtatataaatacatactgAGGTAGATGATGTGTAATCGAAAAAAGTGTACAAGTGAGTTAACAAAATGCTTAGGATTTCATTGCTTTTATTCGGTTTAATAGGCTCCTTGTCAAAATTAACTTGTAAGTTGATATCTTACTTTACCATTCCCACATCTTTACAAGCTAAGACTATGCCTTTGAATAATCATATAAAAACATCTACACAAGTGATTTTAGAATAGCGTATATTCAAAGTCATGGAATTCCACAGAAATTGTAAttgcttctggttttaaatCTAATCCTTCCATTCTAGAAACATAATACCTTAAAAAGCACTCTCAGTGCACTCAGTGAAGTAAATTCACTTAGACCTATGTGCAAACAGTTCAACCACAAGTGGGCACTTCAAAACAAAGCTTCAGCttaaaataacactgaaatttAATAAGCTCTTATTTTCAAACAGCATGGCCACTCAATGATGAATGATGCTCCTCATACAGAAAGCTCAGAAGTCCCCATAGACCAGGAGTTCAAAAGGTAGACAATATCTTCATTTCCAGAACTATTCACTATTGTAAATCTATAAATGTTTGGTCTCGTGGAGGTCAAAATCACCCTCCTATGACCTTTCAAAACTCAAAACTGATGCAACAGAAgcattttctatattttaacaAGTATTAACAAGTATTTAACAAGTATTAAAGTTACCTGCTAAGTGAATGGTGTTCTTTTAAGCTTAAACCAGGTTCTAAGAATTAGTCTCTCAAAATGTGATCTTAGACAAACTGGCACCACGAAGTGGCAAAGCTGAGTAACTACTACTCCTCACAAACCACAAAGTGACAAGTTGAGGACAGTTAAACAGAGGAACAAACAAGAGAGCAGTTGCAAGGCATGAAAACCTCCCAGTT
The genomic region above belongs to Caloenas nicobarica isolate bCalNic1 chromosome 7, bCalNic1.hap1, whole genome shotgun sequence and contains:
- the OGA gene encoding protein O-GlcNAcase, with protein sequence MVQKDGQAALEEPQGSPNPAGVPGAPLEPPGAAAGPVPGGEETDTETETALGSRRFLCGVVEGFYGRPWVMEQRKELFRRLQKWGLNTYLYAPKDDYKHRMFWREMYSVEEAEQLMTLISAAREHEIEFIYAISPGLDITFSNPKEVSTLKRKLDQVSQFGCRSFALLFDDIDHNMCAADKEVFSSFAHAQVSITNEIYQYLGEPDTFLFCPTEYCGTFCYPNVAQSPYLRTVGEKLLPGIEVLWTGPKVVSKDIPVESIEEVSKIIRRAPVIWDNIHANDYDQKRLFLGPYKGRSTELIPRLKGVLTNPNCEFEANYVAIHTLATWYKSNMNGVRKDVVMTDTEDSTVSIQIKLENEGSDEDIETDVLYSPQMALKLALTEWLQEFGVPQQYSSRQVAHSGAKTTVGDVGPLVAPSSLNAATVVTTVYQEPIMSQGAALSSESPALVKEEEKKQSDEEPMDMVVEKQDDTDKNANQILTDIAEAKMAEELKPMDTDKESIAESKSPEMSMQEDSGSDIAPMQTDEQINKEQFLPGPSEKPLYTVEPVTLEDLQLLADLFYLPYEHGPKGAQMLREFQWLRANSSVVSVNCKGKDAEKIEEWRNRAAKFEEMCSLVMGMFTRLSNCANRTILYDMYSYVWDIKSIMSMVKSFVQWLGCRSQSSAQFLSGDQEPWAFRGGLAGEFQRLLPIDGANDLFFQPPPLTPTSKVYTIRPYFPKDEASVYKICREMYADGADQPFHSLPDLIGDKLVGGLLTLSLDYCFVLEDEDGICGYALGTVDVTPFIKKCKMSWIPFMQEKYTKPNSDKELSEAEKIMLSFHEEQEVLPESFLANFPSLIKIDIHKKVTDPSVAKSMMACLLSSLKANGSRGAFCEVRPDDKRILEFYSKLGCFEIAKMEGFPKDVVILGRSL